In bacterium, the DNA window TGGTATTCAAATCTAATAATTTAAAGTATTTAAATACAGCCTCTTATCGCAATTCTATCAATCTATTTTTTCAAAGCCTTTAAGAAGCTTTTTAAGCATTTTCTTAACAGCAGGAGAGGAAAGAGAATAATAAATGGTGGTGCCACTGCGGCGTGATTTTGCAAAGCCCGTATGGGTTAAAAAAGCTAAATGTTTGGATGTATTGGCTTGTTCTAGGCCGGTTTCATTGACCACACTGTTCACGGGTTTTTCGCCAGCGTACAATGTTTGCAAAATTCTTAAGCGGGACGAATCGGCTAAAGCTTTAACGCGATGCGCCATTTTTTCCAAGTCTTCGCTTGCAGCTGACTTAAATTTCATGGTGATAGCTTTACCAATAAGCACTTAAAAAACAACAAAAATTTTAACTTAGTAGAAGGGGCGTAAAAAAAACTACTTTTTAAAGCAATAAAGCCGTTATAGACAATATCTATGATGTTGCCTATTTCCAGAGTTCCACTCTTAAAAAGCCCCCTAGGCGGCAAACTCGCCTCGCGAAAAAAGCAACAACTCCAGCAAAGCAACGATCTTTTTACCACTATTTATCGCAATGAAGAAAATAGTTATGGCTTTGCTCCTTCAGATGAACCTTATATTGAAGCGCAATGGGATGATGAAGATGATTGGTCGAGTGTCAATGAACCTTATGCCTTCAAGTTGTACAAAATGGTGTCGCATTTACGGCGCTATACCCCACGCTTTTTAGCTTACCATACATAATCTCCTATTAAAAAATTGACGAATTATCCCCCACACGATAGAAGCGAACTAGCTTTTTGATAGACTTTTAAGGGGGACTTAATGGCTAAGATTACTCAAGTTAAAGCTCGCGAAATACTCGATTCCAGAGGGAATCCAACGGTTGAAGCCGATATATTTTTAGATGATGGGGCCATGGGACGTGCTCAGGTGCCTTCGGGGGCCTCAACCGGCGAACACGAAGCCTGCGAATTGCGTGATGGCGATGCTAAGCGTTATTTTGGAAAAGGAACCCTTAAAGCCGTATCGCACGTGAACGATATCATTGCCCGTGAGATAAAAGGTATTGAAGCCGGTAGCCAAAAAGCTTTGGATGATAAAATTATTGCTCTCGATGGATCTCCCAATAAATCAAATTTAGGTGCCAATGCACTCTTAGCTGTTTCTTTGGCTTTTGCTAAAGCATCGGCCCGTAGCCAAAAAATTCCTCTTTATCAATTTATTGCCAAGCTCGTAAATAATAGCACCCTTACTTTGCCCGTACCCATGATGAATATTTTAAACGGTGGGGCGCATGCCGATAACAATATTGATTTACAGGAATTCATGATTGTTCCTGTTAACTTTAATAAATTCTCGGATGCTTTGCGTGCTGGTGCTGAAGTTTTCCATTCTTTAGAAAAAGTTTTAAAAGGCCGCAAGCTTAATACCGCTGTGGGTTACGAGGGCGGCTTTGCTCCTAACTTAGCCAGCAATGCTGAAGCTTTAGATGCAATAGCTCAAGCGGTTGAAAAAGCCGGTTACAAATTTGGTAGTGATATTTTAATTGCACTGGATGCGGCCTCAAGTGAGTTTTTTAAAGATGGTACCTACAACATGAAAAACGAGGCAAATCCTGTAAAAACCTCGGCGCAGATGGTTGCTTATTACGAAGATTTAGCTAAAAAATATCCCATTAAATCTATCGAAGACGGTGTTGCCGAAAACGACTGGGAAGGTTGGAAATTACTCACCGAACACCTGGGCAAAAAAATGCAGCTGGTGGGTGATGATTTATTCGTGACCAACGTTAAACGTTTGGGCGAAGGGATTAAAAAAGGTATCGGCAACTCTATCCTCATCAAAGTAAATCAAATAGGAACCCTTTCAGAAACACTCGATTCCATCATGCTGGCGCATCAAAATAATTATACGGCCGTTATCTCACACCGTTCTGGCGAAACCGAAGATACTACGATTGCCGATATTGCGGTGGGTACCGGTGCTGGCCAAATAAAAACAGGTAGCCTTTCGCGTACCGATCGTATTTGTAAATATAATCAGCTTTTGCGTATTGAAGAAGAGCTGGGTTCAAAGGCCGTGTATCCGGGCAAAAGTGTGTTTAAGTTTTAATATTGTCCCTGTGCGGTAACAAC includes these proteins:
- a CDS encoding metalloregulator ArsR/SmtB family transcription factor, with protein sequence MKFKSAASEDLEKMAHRVKALADSSRLRILQTLYAGEKPVNSVVNETGLEQANTSKHLAFLTHTGFAKSRRSGTTIYYSLSSPAVKKMLKKLLKGFEKID
- the eno gene encoding phosphopyruvate hydratase, which translates into the protein MAKITQVKAREILDSRGNPTVEADIFLDDGAMGRAQVPSGASTGEHEACELRDGDAKRYFGKGTLKAVSHVNDIIAREIKGIEAGSQKALDDKIIALDGSPNKSNLGANALLAVSLAFAKASARSQKIPLYQFIAKLVNNSTLTLPVPMMNILNGGAHADNNIDLQEFMIVPVNFNKFSDALRAGAEVFHSLEKVLKGRKLNTAVGYEGGFAPNLASNAEALDAIAQAVEKAGYKFGSDILIALDAASSEFFKDGTYNMKNEANPVKTSAQMVAYYEDLAKKYPIKSIEDGVAENDWEGWKLLTEHLGKKMQLVGDDLFVTNVKRLGEGIKKGIGNSILIKVNQIGTLSETLDSIMLAHQNNYTAVISHRSGETEDTTIADIAVGTGAGQIKTGSLSRTDRICKYNQLLRIEEELGSKAVYPGKSVFKF